In the Ctenopharyngodon idella isolate HZGC_01 chromosome 4, HZGC01, whole genome shotgun sequence genome, one interval contains:
- the LOC127510701 gene encoding membrane-spanning 4-domains subfamily A member 4A-like has product MSHTAIPMNSSAVVIQVQPPTQTTSGTGTNAPVPVYVQQLAQVSPRQIQAFLKSQPKALGTVQIMIGLLTFLVGIVYTFHIGISIGISIFVFIHISYWGSLIYIIAGSLSIAAENKFNSPCSMCLVKCSLGMNIFSAIIAGISILFISLELAYWLKFHVEANYLTFFLGIHSIILVFAILAFFISIFLSAFACKATCYCCYTQVPFVPQVVTAQPSDFRPNHSHDINNSEIPTVSNPSMYNPPVENPPQ; this is encoded by the exons ATGTCCCACACTGCCATACCCATGAACTCTTCAGCGGTTGTCATCCAGGTTCAACCACCAACACAAACCACATCAGGCACTGGGACAAATGCTCCTGTTCCTGTTTATGTACAACAGCTAGCTCAAGTTTCACCTCGTCAGATTCAGGCATTTCTGAAAAGCCAACCAAAAGCCCTTGGG ACTGTCCAGATAATGATTGGTCTGTTGACTTTCCTTGTGGGGATCGTGTATACATTTCACATAGGCATATCCATAGGCATATCCATTTTTGTGTTCATTCATATCTCTTACTGGGGATCTCTAATC TACATTATCGCAGGCTCTCTCAGCATTGCTGCAGAAAACAAGTTTAATTCACCCTGCAGTATGTGTTTG GTGAAATGTTCACTTGGAATGAATATTTTCAGTGCTATTATTGCAGGCATTTCCATTCTTTTTATTTCACTGGAATTGGCTTATTGGCTTAAATTTCATGTTGAGGCAAATTATTTG ACCTTTTTCTTGGGAATCCATAGTATAATACTGGTATTTGCCATCCTTGCGTTTTTCATCTCCAtctttctgtcagcatttgccTGTAAAGCCACCTGCTACTGCTGCTACACTCAG GTGCCGTTTGTTCCTCAAGTTGTAACTGCACAACCCAGTGATTTTAGGCCCAATCATTCCCATGATATTAACAACTCAGAG atacCTACGGTCAGCAACCCGTCCATGTATAACCCTCCTGTAGAAAATCCTCCACAAtaa